One Actinoplanes missouriensis 431 DNA segment encodes these proteins:
- a CDS encoding TadE family type IV pilus minor pilin: protein MKRRRRPGRDRGAFTAELAAGLPALLLLFYAGLTAISAVTDQARCLDAAREAATAAARGAPTDGAARLAPAGAEIQVSGDAETVTVVVISRVRVPGGAHLPATTLRAESHAAREPELIP, encoded by the coding sequence GTGAAGCGGCGCCGGCGGCCCGGCCGGGACCGGGGTGCGTTCACCGCGGAGCTCGCGGCCGGGCTGCCGGCGCTCCTGCTGCTGTTCTACGCCGGGTTGACGGCGATCTCGGCGGTGACCGACCAGGCGCGCTGCCTGGACGCGGCACGTGAGGCGGCCACGGCTGCCGCCCGCGGCGCGCCGACGGACGGGGCCGCGAGGCTGGCCCCGGCAGGTGCCGAGATCCAGGTGTCCGGCGACGCGGAGACGGTCACGGTGGTGGTCATTTCCCGGGTACGCGTTCCGGGTGGCGCCCACCTGCCCGCAACCACCCTGCGAGCCGAGTCGCACGCCGCCCGCGAGCCGGAGCTGATCCCCTGA
- a CDS encoding Rv3654c family TadE-like protein yields MTPNRPAGGRARDRHRARDRDHDRDTDRGRHRARDHDRDTDRGRHRARDHDRDTDRGRHQARDHDRDHDRDRARGRDRGAASILLLALGLVLLAGGLAGAAIGAAQVARREARNAADLGALAGAQQAVLGAAPACEAAARIVKRNRATMTACTLEGLELVIHTSVPTGLLLGAAWTAEAAARAGPLTIPAGMSGPAF; encoded by the coding sequence ATGACGCCGAATCGTCCGGCCGGTGGCCGGGCCCGCGACCGTCACCGGGCCCGCGACCGCGACCACGACCGTGACACTGACCGCGGCCGTCACCGGGCCCGCGACCACGACCGTGACACTGACCGCGGCCGTCACCGGGCCCGCGACCACGACCGTGACACTGACCGCGGCCGTCACCAGGCCCGCGACCACGACCGCGACCACGACCGGGACCGGGCCCGCGGCCGGGACCGGGGCGCCGCCTCGATCCTGCTGCTCGCGCTCGGCCTGGTCCTGCTCGCCGGAGGACTGGCCGGAGCGGCGATCGGCGCGGCCCAGGTGGCCCGCCGCGAAGCCCGCAACGCGGCGGACCTGGGCGCTCTGGCCGGCGCGCAGCAGGCGGTGCTGGGTGCAGCCCCGGCGTGCGAGGCCGCCGCCCGAATCGTGAAGCGCAACCGGGCCACGATGACCGCCTGCACCCTGGAGGGCCTGGAGCTGGTGATCCACACCAGCGTCCCCACCGGCCTCCTGCTGGGCGCTGCCTGGACAGCCGAGGCCGCCGCCCGAGCCGGCCCCCTCACCATCCCCGCCGGCATGTCAGGCCCGGCGTTCTGA
- a CDS encoding DEAD/DEAH box helicase has product MQCVTSTAFGPAELLHRLRTRGTAAEVSPITHIERVPPRAGQAAPWPGWTDPAVRDAFTAQRIIAPWKHQAAAATLAWEGTHVVLATGTASGKSLAYQLPALSALARDPKATVLYLSPTKALAADQLRAIARLGLDGVRPATFDGDTPREEREWVRQHSRFVLTNPDMLHHSLLPGHARWGVFLRRLSYVVIDECHTYRGVFGSHVAHVLRRLRRAAARYGSSPTFILASATSGDPAGAASRLTGLDVTEVTEDTSPRGGVTFALWEPPLLPASSVSLPSDTSDFTDVELPPIRRSALRETADLLTDAVVAGTRTLAFVRSRRGAEVVASMTRRSLDEAVPGLGDRVAAYRAGYLREDRRAIERSLLSGELLGLASTNALELGVDLVGLDAVLICGYPGTRASLWQQAGRAGRAGGEALAVLIARDDPLDTYLVHHPEAVFGRPVEATVLDPANPYVLGPQLCCAASEAPLTDADLELFGGEAAVAAVHALAGEGVLRRRPSGWYWTHRGRPDVDLRGTGGAPVAVVESSTGRLLGTVDHGSSHVMLHTGAVYLHQGVSYVVDELDLDDAIALVHQQEPDWTTHARDVTNLSVVNVRSYVDAGPVGLFLGEVDVTNQVVSYQRRRIGTGEVIDTKPLDLPVRELRTVAVWFTISPEALVSAGVEPADFPGALHAAEHAGIGLLPLIATCDRWDIGGLSTANHADTEAPTVFVYDGHPGGAGFAERAYGVAADWLRATREAIAACVCEAGCPACVQSPKCGNGNNPLDKHAAVKVLDTVLAALPPS; this is encoded by the coding sequence GTGCAATGCGTGACCTCCACCGCCTTCGGTCCTGCTGAGCTGCTGCATCGACTGCGAACTCGCGGCACCGCGGCGGAGGTGTCCCCGATCACGCACATCGAGCGAGTGCCACCCCGGGCCGGGCAGGCGGCGCCGTGGCCCGGATGGACCGACCCCGCGGTGCGTGACGCGTTCACCGCGCAACGGATCATCGCGCCGTGGAAGCATCAGGCTGCCGCCGCCACCCTCGCCTGGGAGGGCACGCACGTCGTGCTGGCCACCGGCACCGCGTCGGGCAAATCCCTCGCGTACCAGCTGCCTGCTCTCAGCGCGCTCGCCAGGGACCCTAAGGCGACCGTGCTGTATCTGTCACCTACCAAGGCGCTCGCGGCCGATCAGCTCCGTGCGATCGCCCGGCTCGGCCTGGACGGCGTGCGCCCCGCCACCTTCGACGGCGACACCCCGCGCGAGGAGCGCGAATGGGTGCGCCAGCACTCGCGGTTCGTGCTGACGAACCCCGACATGCTGCATCACTCGCTGCTGCCCGGGCACGCCCGGTGGGGGGTCTTTCTCCGCCGCCTCTCGTACGTGGTGATCGACGAGTGCCACACGTACCGCGGGGTGTTCGGCTCCCACGTCGCCCATGTCCTGCGAAGACTGCGCCGAGCCGCGGCCCGGTACGGGTCGTCGCCCACGTTCATCCTCGCCTCGGCGACCTCCGGCGACCCGGCCGGAGCGGCGTCCCGGCTCACCGGACTTGACGTGACAGAGGTCACAGAGGACACGTCGCCGCGCGGCGGGGTGACGTTCGCCCTGTGGGAGCCGCCGCTGCTTCCCGCGTCCAGTGTGTCGCTGCCGTCCGACACGTCCGACTTCACCGACGTCGAGCTGCCTCCGATCCGCCGGTCCGCCCTGCGAGAGACCGCGGATCTGCTCACCGACGCGGTCGTGGCCGGTACCCGTACCCTCGCCTTCGTCCGCTCCCGGCGCGGCGCCGAAGTCGTCGCGTCGATGACCCGGCGATCCCTCGACGAAGCCGTTCCCGGGCTCGGCGACCGGGTCGCCGCCTACCGCGCCGGTTACCTGCGCGAGGACCGGCGGGCGATCGAGCGATCCCTGCTCTCCGGTGAGCTGCTCGGCCTCGCCTCCACGAACGCGCTCGAACTCGGCGTCGACCTGGTCGGCCTCGACGCCGTGCTGATCTGCGGATATCCGGGCACCCGGGCTTCGCTCTGGCAGCAGGCCGGACGGGCCGGGCGGGCCGGCGGTGAGGCGCTCGCCGTGCTGATCGCCCGGGACGACCCGCTCGACACCTACCTCGTGCACCACCCGGAAGCCGTCTTCGGCCGTCCCGTCGAGGCCACCGTGCTCGACCCCGCCAACCCCTACGTCCTCGGTCCGCAACTCTGCTGCGCCGCCTCCGAGGCGCCGCTCACCGACGCCGACCTGGAACTCTTCGGCGGCGAGGCGGCCGTCGCCGCGGTGCACGCGCTGGCCGGGGAAGGCGTGCTGCGACGCCGGCCGTCCGGCTGGTACTGGACGCACCGCGGACGGCCCGACGTGGACCTGCGCGGCACCGGCGGCGCCCCGGTCGCCGTGGTCGAGTCGTCGACCGGCCGGCTGCTCGGCACCGTCGACCACGGCTCCTCGCACGTCATGCTGCACACCGGCGCGGTCTACCTGCACCAGGGCGTCTCGTACGTGGTGGACGAGCTGGACCTGGACGACGCGATCGCCCTGGTGCACCAGCAGGAGCCGGACTGGACCACACACGCCCGTGACGTGACGAACCTGTCCGTGGTGAACGTCCGCTCGTACGTCGACGCCGGCCCGGTCGGCCTCTTCCTCGGCGAGGTGGACGTGACGAACCAGGTGGTGTCGTACCAGCGCCGCCGGATCGGCACCGGCGAGGTGATCGACACCAAACCGCTCGACCTCCCGGTGCGCGAACTGCGTACCGTCGCCGTCTGGTTCACCATCTCGCCGGAGGCCCTGGTCTCAGCCGGCGTCGAACCGGCCGACTTCCCGGGCGCCCTGCACGCGGCCGAGCACGCCGGCATCGGCCTGCTGCCGCTGATCGCCACCTGCGACAGGTGGGACATCGGCGGCCTCTCCACCGCGAACCACGCGGACACCGAGGCCCCGACGGTCTTCGTCTACGACGGCCATCCCGGCGGGGCGGGCTTCGCCGAGCGGGCGTACGGGGTGGCGGCGGACTGGCTGCGGGCCACCCGCGAGGCCATCGCCGCGTGCGTCTGCGAGGCAGGTTGCCCGGCGTGCGTCCAGTCCCCGAAGTGCGGAAACGGCAACAACCCCCTCGACAAACACGCAGCGGTGAAGGTCCTCGACACCGTCCTGGCCGCCCTCCCACCCTCCTGA
- a CDS encoding STAS domain-containing protein codes for MELSLADRTVAGHTVLEVGGEVDVYTAPRLRERLIELVDAGARDVVVDLERVEFLDSTGLGVLVGALKRLRTAHGTFGLVCAKEPLLKIFRITALDQVFPIFPTVEAATERDGSGPVS; via the coding sequence ATGGAGCTGTCGCTGGCGGACCGCACCGTCGCTGGGCACACTGTGCTCGAAGTCGGTGGTGAGGTCGACGTCTACACCGCCCCTCGGCTGCGTGAGCGGCTGATCGAGCTGGTGGACGCGGGTGCACGTGACGTCGTCGTCGATCTGGAGAGGGTCGAGTTCCTCGACTCGACGGGTCTCGGCGTCCTGGTCGGTGCCCTCAAGCGCCTGCGAACCGCGCACGGGACGTTCGGTCTCGTCTGCGCGAAGGAGCCGCTCCTCAAGATCTTCCGGATCACCGCGCTGGACCAGGTTTTCCCGATCTTTCCAACGGTCGAGGCGGCCACCGAACGCGACGGCAGCGGTCCTGTTTCGTGA
- a CDS encoding ATP-binding protein — protein MMATVRLSFSPAPVHVRTARLVGVAVARRAGVAEELLDEVRLAIGEACTRAVTLHRQYGLTDLVTVEMSDSDSYTVRVIDHAPIEASVGLTKLPPDELADESLTDDALTTGVGFALLAGFVDDLQVRPVDDGPGTEVRMVWPVTRR, from the coding sequence GTGATGGCTACGGTTCGGCTCTCCTTCTCGCCGGCTCCGGTGCACGTGCGCACCGCGCGACTGGTCGGTGTCGCGGTCGCGCGCCGGGCGGGTGTCGCCGAGGAGCTGCTCGACGAGGTCCGGCTGGCGATCGGTGAGGCCTGCACGCGTGCCGTGACCCTGCACCGTCAGTACGGCCTCACCGACCTGGTCACGGTGGAGATGTCCGACTCGGACTCGTACACCGTCCGGGTCATCGATCATGCCCCGATCGAGGCGAGTGTGGGGCTGACGAAGCTGCCCCCGGACGAGCTCGCCGACGAGTCGCTGACCGACGACGCGCTGACCACGGGTGTCGGATTTGCACTCCTTGCCGGATTTGTTGATGATTTGCAGGTGCGTCCGGTGGATGATGGCCCGGGCACCGAAGTGCGCATGGTCTGGCCTGTAACCCGCCGCTGA
- a CDS encoding sodium-translocating pyrophosphatase gives MSGTSIDLAAEGGGVSLSGENLSYVIVALAFALVALGFAAMFVQSVLRTGRGTPKMQEIAGAVQEGASAYLIRQFRTLAIFVVIAVVLLFLLPVHATENETLVKIGRSAFFIVGAIFSSFIGGAGMALATRANLRVAAAAGEEGGREKAMGIAFRTGGVVGFLTVGLGLFGAALVVWIFKEDAPTVLEGFGFGAALLAMFMRVGGGIFTKAADVGADLVGKVEQGIPEDDPRNAATIADNVGDNVGDCAGMAADLFESYAVTLVAALILGQAAFGQDGLIFPLIVSTIGVLIAIIGVFITRLRKSDRNALTAINRAFYISAAISAIAVAVVSFLYLPDTFAGFGDTGIAEDILASDRNPQLVAIGAVIIGIVLAAAIQALTGYFTETNRRPVQDIGKSSQTGAATVVLAGISVGLESAVYSALLLGAGVYGAFLLGGSSLTLSLFAVALAGTGLLTTVGVIVAMDTFGPISDNAQGIAEMSGDIDERGARTLTELDAVGNTTKAITKGIAIATAVLAATALFGSYTNSLADSMADAGVTDTAAEILSVLNIANPRSLVGLLVGAAVVFLFSGLAINAVSRSAGAVVMEVRRQFREFPGIMDYTQRPEYGRVVDICTRDAQRELLTPGLLAILAPIAVGFGLGPGALAAYLAGAIGAGTLMAVFLSNSGGAWDNAKKLVEDGAFGGKGSEAHAATVIGDTVGDPFKDTAGPAINPLLKVMNLVSLLIAPAVVAVSYGDDASVGVRVGVAVLAVAIIAGAVIWSKRKPISMGDDAATASAAGAADTAKAAQDARETSTSRVKDNV, from the coding sequence ATGTCCGGGACCTCGATAGACCTCGCCGCCGAGGGTGGCGGGGTGTCCCTGAGTGGTGAGAACCTCTCCTACGTCATCGTCGCGCTGGCGTTCGCGCTGGTGGCGCTCGGCTTCGCCGCTATGTTCGTCCAATCCGTGCTGCGTACCGGTCGCGGCACCCCGAAGATGCAGGAGATCGCCGGCGCCGTGCAGGAGGGCGCTTCGGCGTACCTGATCCGGCAGTTCCGGACCCTGGCGATCTTCGTGGTGATCGCGGTCGTCCTGCTGTTCCTGCTCCCGGTGCACGCCACCGAGAACGAGACGCTCGTCAAGATCGGCAGGTCGGCGTTCTTCATCGTCGGCGCGATCTTCAGCTCGTTCATCGGCGGCGCCGGCATGGCGCTGGCGACCCGGGCCAACCTGCGGGTGGCAGCCGCCGCCGGCGAGGAGGGCGGCCGGGAGAAGGCGATGGGCATCGCGTTCCGCACCGGCGGCGTGGTGGGCTTCCTCACCGTGGGCCTCGGCCTGTTCGGTGCGGCGCTCGTCGTCTGGATCTTCAAGGAGGACGCGCCCACGGTCCTGGAGGGCTTCGGCTTCGGCGCCGCGCTGCTCGCGATGTTCATGCGGGTCGGCGGCGGCATCTTCACCAAGGCCGCCGACGTCGGCGCCGACCTGGTCGGCAAGGTCGAGCAGGGCATTCCGGAGGACGACCCGCGCAACGCCGCCACGATCGCGGACAACGTGGGCGACAACGTCGGTGACTGTGCCGGCATGGCCGCCGACCTGTTCGAGTCCTACGCGGTGACCCTCGTCGCGGCGCTGATCCTGGGTCAGGCCGCGTTCGGCCAGGACGGCCTGATCTTCCCGCTCATCGTCTCCACGATCGGCGTGCTGATCGCGATCATCGGGGTCTTCATCACCCGGCTGCGCAAGAGCGACCGCAACGCCCTCACCGCGATCAACCGGGCCTTCTACATCTCGGCCGCGATCTCCGCGATCGCGGTGGCCGTGGTCAGCTTCCTCTACCTGCCGGACACCTTCGCCGGCTTCGGCGACACCGGCATCGCCGAGGACATCCTGGCCAGCGACCGGAACCCGCAGCTCGTGGCGATCGGCGCGGTCATCATCGGCATCGTGCTGGCCGCCGCCATCCAGGCGCTGACCGGCTACTTCACCGAGACGAACCGGCGCCCGGTGCAGGACATCGGCAAGTCGTCGCAGACCGGCGCGGCCACCGTGGTCCTGGCCGGCATCAGCGTCGGCCTGGAGTCGGCGGTCTACTCGGCCCTGCTGCTCGGCGCCGGCGTCTACGGCGCGTTCCTGCTCGGCGGCTCGTCGCTGACCCTGTCGCTGTTCGCGGTGGCGCTGGCCGGCACCGGCCTGCTCACCACGGTCGGCGTGATCGTGGCGATGGACACGTTCGGCCCGATCTCGGACAACGCGCAGGGCATCGCGGAGATGTCCGGTGACATCGACGAGCGCGGCGCGCGGACCCTCACCGAGCTGGACGCGGTCGGCAACACCACGAAGGCGATCACCAAGGGCATCGCGATCGCCACGGCGGTGCTCGCCGCCACGGCGCTGTTCGGGTCGTACACGAACAGCCTGGCCGACTCGATGGCCGACGCCGGGGTGACCGACACGGCCGCCGAGATCCTCTCGGTGCTCAACATCGCCAACCCGCGCAGCCTGGTCGGCCTGCTGGTCGGCGCCGCGGTGGTCTTCCTCTTCTCCGGTCTGGCGATCAACGCGGTGTCCCGCTCGGCGGGCGCCGTGGTGATGGAGGTCCGCCGCCAGTTCCGCGAGTTCCCGGGGATCATGGACTACACGCAGCGCCCCGAGTACGGCCGCGTGGTCGACATCTGCACCCGGGACGCGCAGCGTGAGCTGCTCACCCCCGGTCTGCTCGCGATCCTGGCCCCGATCGCCGTCGGCTTCGGGCTGGGCCCGGGCGCGCTGGCGGCGTACCTGGCCGGCGCGATCGGCGCGGGCACGCTGATGGCGGTCTTCCTGTCCAACTCCGGCGGCGCGTGGGACAACGCGAAGAAGCTGGTCGAGGACGGCGCCTTCGGTGGCAAGGGCTCCGAGGCGCACGCCGCCACGGTGATCGGCGACACGGTCGGCGACCCGTTCAAGGACACCGCCGGTCCGGCCATCAACCCGCTGCTCAAGGTGATGAACCTGGTCTCGCTGCTGATCGCCCCGGCGGTCGTGGCGGTGAGTTACGGCGACGACGCGAGCGTCGGCGTCCGGGTCGGTGTCGCGGTCCTGGCCGTGGCGATCATCGCGGGCGCCGTGATCTGGAGCAAGCGTAAGCCGATCTCGATGGGCGACGACGCCGCCACGGCGTCCGCAGCCGGCGCCGCCGACACCGCGAAGGCCGCGCAGGACGCTCGCGAGACGTCCACGTCCCGCGTGAAGGACAACGTCTGA
- the topA gene encoding type I DNA topoisomerase: protein MPSNARTTRLVIVESPSKAKTIAGYLGPDYLVEASVGHIRDLPRNADEVPAKYKGESWARLGVDVDNGFHALYVVSDSRKQQVAKLQKLAKEVDEIFLATDEDREGEAIAWHLVETIKPKVPVKRMVFHEITKPAIQAAVANPRDIDRSLVDAQEARRILDRLYGYEVSPVLWKKVMPKLSAGRVQSVATRIVVERERQRMAFRSAEYWDILAQLSVQGRIEGARSFQATLIALDGDRIATGKDFEPTTGRLKPGSGAVQLDGDGARGLAARLADRPFTVTRVEEKPYRRKPYAPFITSTLQQEGARKLRYSSAQTMRTAQSLYEKGYITYMRTDSVNLSETAIAAARRQIAELYGANNVPPQPRRYTTKAKNAQEAHEAIRPAGDNFRTPGEVAKELSTDEFKLYELIWRRTIASQMTDAVGNSVSVRIRAVSTSNEEADFAASGKTITDPGFLRAYVESSDDETAEAEDAERRLPNLVKDQPLTADELTAAGHHTSPPARYTEASLVKALEELGIGRPSTYSSIMQTIQDRGYVEKRGQAMIPSFLAFAVIGLLEGHYPRLVDYNFTAAMEGQLDDIAAGDHTQLDFLTSFYFGTQVAGADEEIAKAGGLKKMVTENLSAIDARVVNSIPLHVDEEGRQVVVRVGKFGPYLQRKAPVVEGAEEEPAEDRASIPEGMAPDELTPEKVTELFLAGNGDRSLGDDPSTGEPVVVKSGRYGAYVQSGERSSSLFASHSPQTLTLDEALKLLSLPRILGKDAEGNEIVARNGRYGPYIQRLKDSRSLDSEDKLFTVTLDEALALLAQPKVRQRGAAKPPLRELGPDPVTEKPMVIKDGRFGPYVTDGETNATLRRGQTPEEITIEQASEMLAEKRAKGPAPKKKAAAKKAPAKKATAAETPAKKTAAAKKTTAAKKTTAAKKAPAKKAAPRKAAASASE, encoded by the coding sequence GTGCCGAGTAACGCCAGGACGACCCGTCTGGTCATCGTCGAGTCTCCGTCGAAGGCCAAGACGATCGCCGGTTATCTGGGCCCCGACTATCTGGTCGAGGCCTCCGTCGGCCATATCCGCGACCTGCCCCGCAACGCCGACGAGGTGCCGGCGAAATACAAGGGCGAGTCGTGGGCGCGGCTGGGTGTCGACGTCGACAACGGTTTCCACGCGCTCTACGTGGTGTCCGACAGCCGCAAGCAGCAGGTGGCCAAGCTGCAGAAACTGGCCAAGGAAGTGGACGAGATCTTCCTCGCCACCGATGAGGACCGCGAGGGCGAGGCCATCGCCTGGCACCTGGTCGAGACGATCAAGCCCAAGGTGCCGGTCAAGCGGATGGTCTTCCACGAGATCACCAAGCCGGCCATCCAGGCCGCGGTGGCGAACCCGCGGGACATCGACCGTTCCCTGGTCGACGCGCAGGAGGCGCGCCGGATCCTGGACCGGCTCTACGGCTACGAGGTCAGCCCGGTCCTGTGGAAGAAGGTGATGCCGAAACTCTCCGCGGGACGTGTCCAGTCCGTCGCCACCCGGATCGTGGTGGAGCGGGAGCGGCAGCGCATGGCCTTCCGGTCCGCGGAGTACTGGGACATCCTGGCCCAGCTGTCGGTGCAGGGCCGGATCGAGGGCGCACGCTCGTTCCAGGCCACCCTGATCGCGCTGGACGGCGACCGGATCGCCACCGGCAAGGACTTCGAGCCCACCACCGGCCGGCTCAAGCCGGGTTCCGGAGCGGTGCAGCTGGACGGTGACGGCGCCCGCGGGCTGGCCGCCCGGCTGGCGGACCGTCCGTTCACGGTCACCCGGGTCGAGGAGAAGCCGTACCGCCGCAAGCCGTACGCGCCGTTCATCACCTCGACGCTGCAGCAGGAGGGTGCCCGCAAGCTGCGGTACTCCTCGGCACAGACGATGCGCACCGCGCAGAGTCTGTACGAGAAGGGCTACATCACTTATATGCGTACGGACTCGGTGAACCTCTCCGAGACCGCGATCGCCGCCGCCCGTCGCCAGATCGCCGAGCTGTACGGGGCGAACAACGTCCCGCCGCAGCCGCGCCGATACACCACCAAGGCGAAGAACGCGCAGGAGGCGCACGAGGCGATCCGGCCCGCCGGTGACAACTTCCGCACCCCGGGCGAGGTCGCCAAGGAGCTGAGCACCGACGAGTTCAAGCTCTACGAGCTGATCTGGCGGCGCACCATCGCGTCGCAGATGACCGACGCGGTCGGCAACTCGGTGAGCGTCCGGATCCGCGCGGTCTCCACGTCGAACGAGGAGGCCGACTTCGCCGCCTCCGGCAAGACCATCACCGACCCCGGTTTCCTGCGGGCCTATGTGGAGTCGTCCGACGACGAGACCGCCGAGGCCGAGGACGCCGAGCGCCGCCTGCCGAACCTGGTGAAGGACCAGCCGCTCACCGCCGACGAGCTCACCGCGGCCGGCCACCACACGTCGCCGCCCGCGCGGTACACGGAGGCCTCGCTGGTCAAGGCACTGGAGGAGCTCGGCATCGGCCGCCCCTCCACGTACTCGTCGATCATGCAGACCATCCAGGACCGCGGTTACGTCGAGAAGCGCGGCCAGGCGATGATCCCGTCGTTCCTGGCGTTCGCGGTGATCGGGCTGCTCGAGGGCCACTACCCACGCCTGGTGGACTACAACTTCACCGCCGCGATGGAGGGCCAGCTCGACGACATCGCCGCCGGTGATCACACCCAGCTGGACTTCCTCACCTCCTTCTACTTCGGCACCCAGGTGGCCGGCGCGGACGAGGAGATCGCCAAGGCCGGCGGCCTGAAGAAGATGGTCACCGAGAACCTCAGCGCGATCGACGCCCGGGTGGTCAACTCGATCCCGCTGCACGTCGACGAAGAGGGTCGGCAGGTCGTCGTCCGGGTCGGCAAGTTCGGGCCGTACCTGCAGCGCAAGGCGCCCGTCGTCGAGGGCGCCGAGGAGGAGCCGGCCGAGGACCGCGCGTCGATCCCGGAGGGCATGGCGCCCGACGAGCTGACCCCGGAGAAGGTGACCGAGCTCTTCCTGGCCGGCAACGGCGACCGCTCGCTCGGCGACGACCCGTCCACCGGCGAGCCGGTGGTGGTCAAGTCCGGCCGTTACGGGGCGTATGTGCAGAGCGGCGAGCGCAGCTCGTCCCTGTTCGCCTCGCACTCGCCGCAGACGCTCACCCTCGACGAGGCGTTGAAGCTGCTCTCGCTGCCGCGGATCCTGGGCAAGGACGCCGAGGGCAACGAGATCGTGGCGCGTAACGGGCGCTACGGGCCGTACATTCAGCGGCTCAAGGACTCCCGCTCGCTGGACAGCGAGGACAAGCTCTTCACGGTCACCCTGGACGAGGCGCTCGCCCTGCTGGCCCAGCCGAAGGTCCGGCAGCGCGGGGCGGCCAAGCCGCCGCTGCGCGAGCTGGGCCCGGACCCGGTGACCGAGAAGCCCATGGTGATCAAGGACGGTCGCTTCGGGCCGTACGTGACCGACGGCGAGACGAACGCGACGCTGCGCCGCGGTCAGACGCCGGAGGAGATCACCATCGAGCAGGCCTCCGAGATGCTCGCCGAGAAACGTGCCAAGGGTCCGGCGCCGAAGAAGAAGGCGGCCGCGAAGAAGGCTCCGGCCAAGAAGGCGACCGCGGCCGAGACCCCGGCGAAGAAGACGGCGGCCGCCAAGAAGACGACCGCCGCGAAGAAGACGACGGCTGCGAAGAAGGCCCCGGCGAAGAAGGCGGCCCCGCGCAAGGCCGCCGCCTCCGCGAGCGAGTGA
- a CDS encoding D-arabinono-1,4-lactone oxidase, producing MTTPVNARRWTNWGRNQESVAEVLTPGSVDEIAASVNQAATNGRRVKVVGSGHSFTAIAVADDQRMTVHRLNQLVGIDGPLVTVQAGMRLSTLNAVLAENGLAMPNLGDIDAQTVAGAISTGTHGTGVTHSTLASSVEAVTMVTAAGKVERFTKDAPEFQAVRLGLGALGILVEVTLRCVPQFVLHADERPMALADVLAGLEDWIPANDHVEFYWYPYTDRAQLKRNNIVGANDKPLPAFRGWLDDEFLSNTLWEGVCKVGQRLPGTVPALNGFAARALSPRTYTDRSDRVFCSPRRVRFTEMEYEIPRAALPEVLDALPRIYDVLPFKVQFPVEVRFTGPDDVWLSHGYGRESAYVAVHQFLGSEYEPYFKAVESLCEPLGGRPHWGKLHYRTAADLRPAYPKFDDFVAVRDRLDPARVFTNEYLDRVLGA from the coding sequence ATGACTACACCCGTTAACGCGCGGCGCTGGACGAACTGGGGACGCAACCAGGAGTCCGTCGCGGAGGTCCTGACCCCTGGCAGTGTCGACGAGATCGCAGCCTCAGTGAACCAGGCAGCGACAAACGGGCGGCGGGTCAAGGTCGTCGGCAGTGGGCACTCGTTCACCGCGATCGCTGTCGCCGACGACCAGCGGATGACGGTGCACCGCCTCAACCAACTCGTCGGCATCGACGGGCCACTGGTCACCGTACAGGCCGGGATGCGGCTGTCCACTCTCAACGCGGTGCTCGCGGAGAACGGGCTGGCCATGCCGAATCTGGGCGACATCGACGCGCAGACCGTCGCCGGCGCGATCTCCACCGGCACCCACGGCACCGGCGTCACGCACTCCACACTGGCGTCCAGCGTGGAGGCGGTGACGATGGTGACCGCGGCCGGCAAGGTCGAGCGGTTCACGAAGGACGCCCCGGAGTTCCAGGCGGTCCGGCTCGGGCTCGGCGCCCTCGGCATCCTCGTCGAGGTGACGCTGCGCTGCGTGCCGCAGTTCGTGCTGCACGCCGACGAGCGTCCGATGGCGCTGGCCGACGTGCTGGCCGGGCTCGAGGACTGGATCCCGGCGAACGATCACGTCGAGTTCTACTGGTACCCGTACACCGACCGGGCGCAGCTCAAGCGCAACAACATCGTGGGCGCGAACGACAAGCCGCTGCCTGCGTTCCGCGGCTGGCTGGACGACGAGTTCCTCTCCAACACCCTCTGGGAGGGCGTCTGCAAGGTCGGCCAGCGGCTGCCCGGCACGGTTCCGGCGCTGAACGGCTTCGCGGCCCGCGCGCTGAGCCCGCGGACCTACACCGACCGATCCGACCGCGTCTTCTGCTCGCCCCGCCGGGTGCGGTTCACCGAGATGGAGTACGAGATCCCGCGCGCCGCCCTGCCCGAGGTGCTCGACGCGCTCCCCCGGATCTACGACGTGCTGCCGTTCAAGGTGCAGTTCCCGGTCGAGGTGCGGTTCACCGGCCCGGACGACGTCTGGCTGTCACACGGGTACGGCCGGGAGTCCGCCTACGTCGCGGTGCACCAGTTCCTGGGCAGCGAGTACGAGCCGTACTTCAAAGCCGTCGAGTCGCTGTGCGAGCCGCTCGGCGGACGCCCGCACTGGGGGAAGCTGCATTACCGGACGGCTGCGGACCTGCGTCCCGCGTACCCGAAGTTTGATGATTTCGTGGCGGTCCGCGACCGCCTCGACCCGGCCCGGGTCTTCACCAACGAATACCTGGACCGGGTTCTGGGAGCCTGA